GCCTGCGCACCAACGTGCTGGTGGCGGTCGGTGCGGCGATTTTCGTCGACATGGCCAACCGTCTCGGCGGTGCTGAAGGCGCGGTGCGGGTGGTCGCCTACGTGGTCTCCGGCATCGGCTTTCTCGGTGCCGGGGTGATCATGCGCGAAGAAGGCAACGTGCGCGGCCTCAACACCGCCGCGACCTTGTGGACGTCAGCCGCCGTTGGCGCCTGCGCCGGTGCCGACCTGCTGGCCGAAGCGGTGCTCGGCACGCTGTTCATTCTGGCCGCCAACACCTTGCTGCGGCCGATCGTCAACAACATCAACCGTCAGCCACTGGACGTGGTCTCGGCCGAAGTCACCAACATCGTCTATGTCATCGCCCGGCGCTCCCAACAGAAAGCCGTGTTCGCCCTGCTCGAAGCCGAGTTGGAACGCAGCAACTACCCGGCCAGCGACGTCGATGTACACGCCTTCGGTGCCGACGAAATCGAGATCGAAGCGACGCTGGCGACGACTTCGGTCGACGGCGATGAACTCGATGCGCTGGTAGCGCGGATTTCGACTTCAGCGCTGGTGGTGCAGGCGTTCTGGAGTCCGAGTACCACGGAATAAGGCAACAACGTCGGGCAGCCATTCGGCATGGCTCATGAGTGCGGATGAATGACCGGTTTTTTAGGAAAAGTCCTACAGAACTGCTCCTGAGGCTTGCGTAGTCTTGGCGCACCCGTCCACCTCCACGAGATCGAGCATGATCAATAAAACCCTGCGCATCCTGATTGCCGATCCGCAGCATTTTCACCGGATGAAAATCGAGCGCCTGTTCAATGGCCTTGAATACTTCCGCATCGCTCCGGTACAGAGTCTGCTTGAGCTGCTGACCCTGGTGGACTACGGCTGTGAACCGTTCGACGTCGTGGTCATCAACGCCGAGCTGGCGGCCGGATCGCTGGACCTGCCGGGGTTTTTCCTCAACAACCCGCATGTGCGCCACGCGCTGATCTATAACGAGCCCTCGGCGCCTGCGCTGACACCCGCCGGCTTCGCTCAGGAAAACCTGCAGATCAGCCCCGTCGCCTTGCCCAATGCGGCCGCGATCAAGCACCTGATGGCGCGGGTCGACGTTGCCCCGGTGTGTGCAGCTAATGCCTGGAACCCGGCGCCAGCCTTGCAACGCCGGGCTTGAGCACGAATTACGTTTTTGCGCAACTGTCAGATCTGACAGGTAGATACGACTGGCTTCCCGTGTAACAGTTCTTGCGCAGCCACCCCGTCGGAACAGCCGCTACCGGTGGCGCCATCGTTTTGTTTTTGCCCTGGGAGCGGTCATGAAGTCAGCGCTGATCGTCGACGATCATCCGGTGGTGCGGGCTGCCGTGAAACTTGTGCTCGAAGCCGAAAGGTTCAGGGTGATTCATGAAGCGTCGAGCGCCAGCGAAGCCCTGGAGCTTAGCCGTGAGCACAAACCGGAACTGGTGATACTCGATCTCAAGTTGCCGGGGGTGGGTGGACTGGAAGCGCTGGAGCGGCTCAAGGCCAACGACCCCGAATGCAGGGTGCTGATTTTTACTTCTCAGGATCCGCTGCACTATCAGGATCGCTGTCTGCGTAGTGGCGCCATGGGTTACGTGGCTAAAACCAACCAGTTGCTGCAATTGCACAAGGCTGTCCAGGCGCTGATGTCGGGCTACTCCTATTTTGCTGCACTGCCTGATAGCGGCTCTGTGTCGACCCCGTCGCACCGCAGCGAAAAACAGCTGATCGACGAGCTCTCCAACCGAGAACTGAACATTCTCGTGCAGTTGGCTCTGGGTAAGCCCAACAAGAAAATCGCCGCTGAAATGTTCCTCAGCCACAAGACCGTCAGCACCTACAAAACCCGCTTGATAAAAAAGCTGGGTCTGCACTCAAAGTCAGCGGTGTACTTGCGCGAATTCGCCAAGCGCAACGATTTGATCTGAGTAGCACAGTGAATCTGCGACGCTGGTGGTGCGTGCTCTGGTTGAGCATCACGGCCACCTGCTGGGCCAGTGAGTCGCCGCAGCCTCTGGAGTTGTTGAGCCAGGCAGCACTGGAGAACATTCAGGTCCCGCTCGACCCCCAGGATCAACAGTGGCTACGCCGCCATCCGACGTTGCGCATGGGGATTTCCGGGCCCGATTATCCACCGTTCGAGATCACGCGGAATCGGCAGGAGCTGGAAGGTCTCACCGCCGACTATGCCGAGTTGCTGGCGCAACTGCTCGGGGTTCGGATCGAGGTGCAACGCTACGCAAACCGCGACGCGGTGATGAGCGCACTCAAGCGCGGCGAACTCGATCTGCTGGGCACCTCGAACAATTTCGAGCTGGCCGATCCAGATTTCATCTTGTCGCGCCCCTATGCCGAAGACCAACCGATGCTGGTGACCCGGCTCGACGAAACGTTACCGGCCGACCTGGCAGGCAAACGCATCGCCATGGTCGAGGACTACCTGCCGCTGACCAGCGTGCAGGCGTTCTACCCCGACGCGAAGGTGCAGCGTTACTCCTCGGCAATGGATGCGCTGGGTGCGGTGGCGTTTGGTGTCGATGACGGCTATCTCGGCGATCTGATCAGTGCCAATTACCTGATCAACACCAATTACCGCAATGACCTGCAACTGGCCGGGCCGTCGGGGCTGGATGCCAATCCCTTCGGTTTCGCCCTGCTGCGCAGTGACGTACGCCTCAAACGCATTATCGACAAGGCGCTGGCGGCGATTCCCATGGAGCGTCGTCAACTGATCGAGCAGCGCTGGAGCGCAGGGCGCGCGCAAATGGCCGCGCAGTCGCAGGTGCGCCTCAGTGCCAGCGAGCAGCAGTGGCTGGAGCAACATCCGCGGGTGCGGGTCGGCGTGATCGAAGACTTCGCACCGCTGACGTTTTTTGATGCCGACGGACGATTCAACGGGCTGTCGGCGCAGTTGCTCAACCTGATCAGTCAGCGTACCGGGCTGCAATTCGAAGTGGTTCGGGGGCATTCGCTGGATCGTCAGATTGAGCAGCTCAAGGCCGGTGAACTCGACGTGTTGCCGGTGGTGACCCCGAGCAGCGAACGGGAAACCGAGCTGCAATTCACCCGTGCCTACCTGAATAATCCGTTTGTGCTGGTCAGCGCGACGACGGCCGGCAGCCCGCGCAGCCTCGGCGATCTGCCGGGCAAGCGGCTGGCGATTTATCGCGGTCATCCATTGCACGACTTTATTCTGCAGCAGGTGCCCGGGATTCGCCTGGTGGAGGTGCGCAGCCCGGCCGAGGGCATGGAGCAGATCGCCAAAGGCCAGGCCGACGTGACCGTCAGCTCGCTGCTGGTGGCGCGTTTTCTGATTGCCCGTCATTACCGCGAGCGCCTGCGCATCACCAACACGATCGGCGATCAGCCGGCACGCATTGCCCTGGCGACCGCAGCGCAGGATACGGCGCTGCACACGATTCTGAACAAGGCGTTGCTGAGCATCGCGCCGCAGCAGATGGACGAACTGGTCGAGCGCTGGAGCCATGACGTGGTCGTGGAAGAGAGCTACTGGCAGCGTCATCGCCGCGAAATCCTGCTGGCGTTTGCCGGTGCGGCAGGGCTGCTGTTGCTGGCCTTGGCCTGGATCGGTTTTCAGCGCTCGCAGCTGCGTCAGCGTCAGCAGTGGCTGCAACAGTTGCAGCAGGCCAAGGATGCCGCCGACGACGCCAATCGGGCCAAGACTACGTTTCTGGCGACCATGAGCCATGAAATCCGCACGCCGATGAATGCCCTGATCGGCATGCTCGAAATGGCCCTCAAGCGTGCCGAGGAGGGCGTCACCGACAAGCTGGCAATCGAGGTCGCGTCCGCTGCCGGCCAGCAATTACTGGCGTTGATCGGTGATATTCTCGATATCGCACGCATCGAGTCCGGGCATTTGTCCCTCGCGCCGCAGCGGGCCAATCTGCGCGAACAAGTGATCGCGGTGTGCCGCGTATTCGAAGGGCTGGCGCGGGAGAAACGCCTGCTGTGGCAGGTCGAACTGGATGCGCACAGTGACGTCGACGTCATGCTCGACCCGACACGCTTCAAGCAAGTGCTGTCAAACCTGTTGAGCAACGCGATCAAGTTCACCGAGCAGGGTCAGGTGAGCCTGCGTTTGTTATGCTCTGCGATGCCGTCCGGGATCCTGGCGGTCGTGGTGGTGATTGCAGACAGCGGAATCGGCATCAGTGCCGATGACCGCAAACGCCTGTTCAGTCCGTTCGTCCAGGCCGCTAACCAGGGCCAGTCAGCGCGTAGCGGCTCGGGATTGGGCCTGGTGATCAGCCGTAACCTCTGCGAAATGATGGGCGGCACACTGCGCCTGGACAGCGAGCCGGGGCATGGAACGCGGGTTGAGGTAAACCTGCAGCTGCCGCTGTTGACCGCGCTCGAACCCGAGACGGCAGGCCCGCAAGTGGCGGACACGCCAGCGCGTTCGCTGAGCGTGCTGGTGGTGGACGATCATCCGGTCAACCGCTTGCTCCTGTGCCGGCAACTGGGTGAACTGGGCCACGCTACGGTCGATGTCGAGGATGGTGAGCTGGGCTTGCAGCGCTGGCGAACACAGGCTTTCGATGTGCTGATCACCGATTGCAACATGCCCCGGCGCAACGGTTACGAACTCGCTCGGACACTTCGTGAAGAAGAGGCGGCGAGCGGTCGGGCACGCTGCCTGATCCTCGGCTTCACTGCCAACGCGCAGGTCGAGGAGAAAGTCCGTTGTCTTGAGGCCGGCATGGACGATTGTCTGTTCAAGCCGATTCGCTTGCACGATCTGCAACAGGCATTGAAGGCGGCCAGTCGCGGTGACGGTGACCAGCTGTCGGACCCGGCACCGCCGTTGCCCGAGATCGACCTGAGCGCGCTTGAACAGATGGCCGGGGACAATCCTGCAGTGATGCAGCGCCTGCGCGAACAAGTGTTGCGCAGTCTGCACGACGATCTGCAACGGCTGGACGCTGCGCGCCAGCCACAGGATCTGAGCGAATTAAGCACCCTGGCGCATCACATCAAGGGCGGTGCGCAAATGGTCGGTGCGGCGCGAGTGGCGGCGGCGTGCAGCGATCTCGAACAGGCGTGTCGCGACGCCGAAACCCTGACTGTCCACCGCTCGGTGGACACGCTGCGCAGGGCCATGCACGACCTCGCGCAGCGGCTTCAGGACTGAGCGATCAATCCCACTGCGGGGCAATGCCTTTCGGGCTGGTCAGACGATGGCCGCGCTCCAGACCGGCGATCAGCGCTATGTCGGATTCGCTCAGGGTCAGCGTGGTGGCGCCGAGGTTACTCTGCAGGTTGGCGCGTTTGGTCGACGATGGAATCACCGCGTAACCCGACTGCATCGCCCAGGCCAGGGTGACTTGCGCCGGGGTCGCTTGCAGGCGTTCAGCGATCTGCTGGATCACCGGATCCTTCAGCACTTCGCCATAGGCAAGGGTCATGTAGGAGGTGATCTGGATGCCCTGGCTGCGGGCGAACTCGACCACTTTGCGATTTTGCAGGTACGGGTGCAGCTCGATCTGGTTGGTGGCGATGTTTTCCGCGCCGACCGCTGCGATGGCTTGTTGCATCAGCTCGATGGTGAAGTTGGACACCCCGATCTGCCGGGTCAGGCCCAGACGCTTGGCTTCGAGCAGCGCGCCCATGAATTCGGCGACCGGCACCTGATCCTCCGGCGACGGCCAGTGGATCAGCGTCAGGTCGAGGTAGTCGGTCTGCAATTTCTGCAGGCTTTCCTTGAGGCTCTCGATCAGACGATCCTTGGCGAAGTTGGCGATCCAGATCTTGCTGGTGATGAACAACTCTTCGCGAGCAATGCCGCTGGCGGCGATGGCCTGGCCGACCTCGGCTTCGTTCTCGTAGATCTGCGCGGTGTCGATGGCGCGGTAACCGAGTTCAAGGCCGGTGCGCACCGAATCGATGACCACCTGACCTTGCAGGCGAAACGTACCCAGACCAAAAGCGGGAACAGACATTGATGACTCCAGGGTTGCAGTGGGAATGGGCAGGAGTATCCGCGTCTGTGTCCTTGAGAAAAACCGCTGCTGGGGCAAAGCACTGTTGAGCAGAAGTCATGAATCTTTCCCGATAGTGGTGTTGTCTGGACCGGCCCCTTCGCGAGCAAGCCCGCTCCCGCAAGGATCGAGATTCAACGGTGGGACTGTTCTATAAATGGAACACTAAAGCCGGTTTTTGCCGTCTAGTGCTCAAAACGCTATGGATTTAAGCTTAATCCATTGCGTCACCCACCTTTTCTGGAGGCAACCATGAAAAACATCATCGGTATCTACACCAGCCCTCGCGGCCATTGGGTCGGCGATGGTTTCCCGGTGCGCACTCTGTTTTCCTATGACAACCTGGGCAAACACATCAGCCCGTTCCTGCTGCTCGATCACGCAGGCCCGGCCGAATTCACCCCGACCACCGAGCGCCGTGGCGTCGGCCAGCACCCGCACCGTGGTTTTGAAACGGTGACCATCGTCTACGACGGCGAAGTGCAGCACCGCGACTCCACCGGCAGCGGCGGCACCATCGGCCCCGGCGATGTGCAGTGGATGACCGCCGCGTCCGGGATCCTCCACGAGGAGTTCCACTCGGATGATTTCGCCAGAACCGGCGGCAAGCTGGAAATGGTGCAGCTGTGGGTCAACCTGCCGGCCAAGGACAAAATGGCTGCGCCCGGCTACCAGACCATTCTCGACGGCGATATTCCCAATATCGCGCTGAAGGACGATGCCGGCCGGCTGCGGCTGATCGCCGGTGAGTTCGAGGGGCAGAAAGGCCCGTCGCACACCTTCACGCCGATCGATGTCTGGGACCTGCGGTTGCACGCCGGCAAGTTGCTGACACTGGATCTGCACGAAGGGCGCAACACCGCGCTGGTGCTGTTGAAAGGTTCGGTGACGATCAACGGTGCGCAAACGGCGGGTGTCGGGCAGTTGGTGCTGTTCGAGCGCGACGGTCGTCAGTTGACCCTTGAGGTCAGTGAAGACGCAGTGGTGTTGCTGCTCAGCGGCGAGCCGATCGACGAACCGATTGTCGGCCATGGCCCGTTCGTGATGAACACCGAGCAGGAAATTCATCAGGCATTCGCCGACTTCCAGTCCGGGCGTTTTGGCCAAATGCACGGGTAAATTTCACCCCTGTGGGAGCGGGCTTGCTCGCGAAAGCGCAGTGCCAGTCAATGCATGTCTGACCGATCCACCGCCTTCGCGAGCAGGCTCGCTTCCACAGGGGTTTTCCGGTGTTTTTGCGCTGGTGTTCTGCCTCTGAAATCAATTACTCCTACACTTGCCCAATCTGTGCGATCTTCTCGCGATTGGCCCCTGTCGGAGTGCTTTGATGTTGTCTTTTTTGACCGAACATCCGTTGTTTTGCGCGTTGATCCTGATCCTCCTCGATCTCGGGTTGTGGCGCCTGATCAGCTCCCGTGGCAGCGAGTGGAAGCTGCTGGTGCGGGTACTGATTTTCAGCCTGTTCAGCGTGCTGTTGTTCAACGAAGGCCTGAATCCGATGGAGCCGGCGCCGTGGGCCGACAACGTGCCGCTGCACCTGGCGGCGACCGGGTTGCAGATCGGCTGGTGGCTGTTCGGCGCGCGCACCCTGACCGTGCTGATCGGCGCGGTGATGATGCAGCGCGTCGGGCACACCGGACGGCTGTTGCAGGATCTGCTCGGTGCGGTGATTTTCCTGATCGCGATTATCGCGGCACTGGCCTATGTGCTGGATCTGCCGGTCAAAGGTGTGTTGGCGACGTCCGGGGCCTTGGCGATCATTGTCGGTCTGGCGTTGCAGAGCACCTTGAGCGACGTGTTCTCCGGGATCGTGCTCAACACCACCAAGCCCTATCAGATCGATGACTGGATCTCGATCGATGGCACCGAAGGCCGGGTCATCGACATCGACTGGCGCGCCACGCGTCTGCAGACCAGTCAGGGCAGCATGGCGGTGATTCCCAACTCGCTGGCGGCCAAGGCCAAGATCATCAACTTCAGTCGTCCGAGCAACATGTTCGGGGTGGCCGTCAGTGTCCAGGTCAGCCCGCATGCCCGGCCCAATACGGTGATCGATGCGCTGGAGCGGGCGATGCAGGGCTGCCGCCCGCTGCTGGACAATCCCTCGCCAAGTGTCGCGCTGAAAAGCTCCAGCAGCGCCGGCGCGGAATATGAAATCAGCGGTTTTGTCTCGTCGATGGATCAGAAGCGCTCAGTGCGCAATCAGCTGTTCGATCTGGCTTACCGGCATCTGCAGGCATCCGGGATCAATCTGTTGTCGAGTGTCGAACCGATCGTCGCCGGCAACCTCTCGCGGCCGCGGGCGCTGCTCGACAGTTCGCCGATTTTCTCCACGCTGCGCCAGGAAGAGAAAGACACCTTCAGCCAGAACATGACCCTGCAAACCTTCCGTGCCGGCGAGACGATCCTCGACGCCGGGGAGGTCAGCGATCATTTGTTCATCATCGAATCGGGCGTGGTCAGCGTGACCTTGACTCGCCATGGCAGCCCGTTCGAATCCGGGCGCATGGGGCCGGGGGAGGTGATCGGCGAGGCCGGCATCCTCTCCGATTCGTCGGTGCCGGCGACCTTTGCGGCGAAAACCTTCTGTGCGCTGTACCGCATCGAGAAGACCTACCTGAAGCCGTGCCTGGATGCCCGACACGACATCAATGAGGCGATGAAGGCCTTGCTCGATTATCGCCTGCACAAGGCCCAGAGCCTGACCCAGGACGTGCCGACCGTGGTGGCGAAAACCGGGTTCCTGCACTGGTTGCGCAATCGGGTGTGACAGGGTGGTCTACTCGTCTTCCGGGAGATTGGCTATTTGTCCGGGGCAAGTGCGGGACTACCTTAGTCACACATTCACTGGCCCCGGAAACTCAATCATGAAAGCTCGTACCGATTTCTACACCGCCTCCCCAGACGCCCTGAAAGCGATGATCGCCCTGGAAACCGCGGTCTCGAAACTGCCGCTGGAAAAGACCCTGGTCGAACTGGTCAAGCTGCGCGCTTCGCAGATCAACGGCTGCGCATTCTGCATCGACATGCACACCGCTGACGCGATCAAGGGCGGCGAAACCCCGCGTCGACTGTTCGCCGTCACCGCGTGGCGTGAAGCGCCGTTCTTCACCGAGCGCGAACGCGCTGCGCTGCTGTGGACCGAATCGCTGACCCAGCTGAGCCTGACCCACGCCCCGGACGAAGACTACGACATCGTCGCGGCGCAATTCACGCCCAAGGAAATGGTCGACCTGAGCGTGGCGATCAGCACCATCAACAGCTGGAACCGTCTGGCGGTGGGCTTCCGCAAAACCCCACAGCTCTGACAGTTCACGGTCGAAAACTGTGGGAGCGGGCTTGCTCGCGAAGGCGTCGTGTCAGTCACCTTAGTGGTTATCTGACACACCGCCTTCGTCGGATCGCCGCCCGGAGCAAGCCCGCTCCCACAGTGAAAAGTGCAAAACTTCAGAAGGGTGATCAATGCGCATCTGCACTCGGCGCGGCCGGTGGTTGTACCTTGCGCATCAAGGGCACCATCGCCGTGGCAATGATGAAGCACAGCATGATCATCAAAAAGGTATCGCCGTAGGTCTGGGTCTGCGCCTCGCGGTAGGTCAGCAGCCACAGTTGACGCAGGCCTGCGGTGACGCCGACGTCACCACTCTGACCCTGTGTCGCCAGATTGCCACCGACCTGCGCCAGCCACTGATTCATCGCCTCGTTGCTGCTGTTCAGATGCTCGGCCAAGCGGGTGAAGTGCAGGTTGGTGCGGTCATTGAGAATGGTCGCGCACGCGGCAATCCCGATCGCCCCGCCCAGATTGCGCATCAGGTTGAACAGCCCCGAAGCGTGCTTCAAGCGCGCCGGTGCCAAACCTCCCAGAGTCAGTGTCACTGCCGGCGGCACCGCCAGTTGCTGGGCGATCCCGCGCAGCGCTTGCGGTAGCATCAACTGGCCGGAACCCCAGTCGTGGGTGATCGGACTGAATTCCCACATCGACACGGCAAACAGGCCCAGGCCGATCATCATGATCCAGCGCAAATCCATGCGATTGGCGAGAAAGGCATACAGCGGAATCGCCATGATCTGGAACACCCCGGTGGAAAAAACCGCCAGACCAATGTCTAGCGCGCTATAGCCACGCACCCGTCCAAGAAACAGCGGAGTCAGGTAAATCGTTGCGAACAGGCCGATCCCGGTGACAAAGGAAAAGAAACAACCCAAGGCAAAGTTGCGATCCTTGAGCGCGCGTAGATCGACGATCGGGTTGGCCACGTGCAAGGTGCGTCCGATGAAGGCCAGACCCGCCAGACCGCTGATCCATGCCGTGGTCAGAATCGTTTGATCGCTGAACCAGTTCCAGCGCGGGCCTTCTTCGAGGGTGTATTCCAGGCAGCCGAGAAACAGCGCAAGAAACACCATGCTCAGGTAGTCCGCACCCTTGAGCAGCGACAGCTCCGGCTGGTCGATCTTCACCAGCATCGGCACGGCCACGGCGACGAAAATCCCCGGCACCAGATTGATGTAGAACAGCCAGTGCCACGATGAAATGTCGGTGATCCAGCCACCGATCACCGGCCCCAACGTCGGCGCCAGCGACGCTACGGCACCGATGGTCGCGGCGGCAATCACCCGTTGTTTACCGCTGAAGAAAAAGAACGCGGTGGTGAACACCAGCGGGATCATCGAACCGCCGAGAAAGCCTTGCAGCGCGCGAAAGGCGATCATGCTCTGGATATTCCAGGCCACGCCGCAGAGCAGGCTGGCCAGAGTAAAACCGACCGCCGAGGCGCAGAACAGCCAGCGTGTGGAGAACACCCGCGACAGCCAGCCCGACAGCGGGATCACGATGATTTCGGCGATCAGGTAACTGGTCTGCACCCACGCGGTTTCGTCGGTGCCGGCCGAGAGTCCGCCGCCGATGTCACGCAGCGACGCCGAGACGATCTGGATGTCCAGCAGCGCGATGAACATGCCGATGCACATCGTGGCGAAGGCGAACACTTTGGTCGCGGTGGCCATGTCGGCGGCGTTGAACGGTTGCGCCGGGGCGGTGAGGGCGGTGCTCATGGAGCGACGGCCACGGCGCTGGTTTCGGCTTGTGCGCGGGTGTCGACTTCAGCGGTGACCGACAGCCCCGGCCGCAGATGGCCGAGCACGCCATCAGCCGGATCGAGGAGGATTCGCACCGGCACCCGCTGGACGATTTTGGTGAAGTTGCCGGTGGCGTTCTCCGGCGGTAGCACGCTGAATTGCGAGCCGGTGGCCGGGGCGAGGCTGTCGAGGCGGCCGTGGAATTCCTGGCCGGAGAGCACGTCGGCACGGATGCTCACCCGTTGCCCGGGTTTCATCCGCGCCAGTTGATCCTCCTTGAAATTGGCATCGACCCACAGACCGCTGGCCGGCACCACCGACAACTGTTGCGAACCGGCCTGGGCATAGGCGCCGACCCGCGCGCGGCGGTTGCCGATCACGCCATCAACCGGCGCGCGCAGTTCGGTGTAGCCGAGATTCAACTGCGCCAGATCACGCTCGGCGCGGGCCTGTTGCAGGGCGGCGCGGGCCTGTTGTTTCTGAGTGTCGATCACCGCCAGTTGGCGCTGTGCGGCGAGCAGTTCGGCCTGGGCACGCGCACTCAGGGCCTGAGCGGTCTTGAAGGTGGCGTCGGCGCGCTGGGCACTTTCCACCGACACGGCATTGGTGCTGACCAGGCGTTTGTAGCGCGCATTGTCATCCCGCGAGCGTGCGGTTTCGGCACCGGCGGCATCGATGCCGGCGCGGGCCTGGCCGATCACTGCTTGCTGCAGTTGTTCAGTGGCGTCGAGGTTGGCCAGCAGCGCCTCCTCGGCGGCAACGGCGCCTTCGGCTTTGGCGAGATTGGCACGATAGTCGCGCGCATCGAGGCGGATCAGCACGTCGCCGGCCTTGACCGATTGGTTGTCGCTGACCAGCACTTCTTCGATGTAACCGGCGACCTTCGGCCCGATCACCGTCACGTCGCCACCGATGTAGGCATCGTCAGTCTCTTCAAGAAAACGCCCGGTGCCCCACCAATGACTGGCGTAAACGCCGACCACGACCAGCGCGACCAAGCCAGAGCCGGTCAGCAGCAGGCGTTTGCGCAGTGGCGGCTTGGCGGGGGTGACCGGGGCATACAGGTCTGGCTCAACGGTTGGCATGCTGGTCATGGCGTAATACCTGCGGAAACGGGCTGTTATTACGGCTGTAATATGATGCAAGTAATATTTTGTGGCAATTATGTTTTTGTGCCGATCGTCAGTTGCTTACCCGGCCTCGGGGTTTGGAGCGGTTTCGACAAACGACAGCGCCCGTAATACGGGGCCAAATCTTCGAGAACTCGATGAAAGCCCTCGGGGAACCCCTGAGGGACTGACGTTGAACACAGCAAAATCAAATGTTTAAGAAATGTAAGCGTTGTAGGAAGCGTCTTGCATTTGTGTAGGAAGGCTCTGACTATCACTCGCATTGATGAGGTGGCATTACGCTACTTTATGATTGCAAGGATGTTGCGTG
The Pseudomonas fluorescens genome window above contains:
- a CDS encoding DHA2 family efflux MFS transporter permease subunit, with the protein product MSTALTAPAQPFNAADMATATKVFAFATMCIGMFIALLDIQIVSASLRDIGGGLSAGTDETAWVQTSYLIAEIIVIPLSGWLSRVFSTRWLFCASAVGFTLASLLCGVAWNIQSMIAFRALQGFLGGSMIPLVFTTAFFFFSGKQRVIAAATIGAVASLAPTLGPVIGGWITDISSWHWLFYINLVPGIFVAVAVPMLVKIDQPELSLLKGADYLSMVFLALFLGCLEYTLEEGPRWNWFSDQTILTTAWISGLAGLAFIGRTLHVANPIVDLRALKDRNFALGCFFSFVTGIGLFATIYLTPLFLGRVRGYSALDIGLAVFSTGVFQIMAIPLYAFLANRMDLRWIMMIGLGLFAVSMWEFSPITHDWGSGQLMLPQALRGIAQQLAVPPAVTLTLGGLAPARLKHASGLFNLMRNLGGAIGIAACATILNDRTNLHFTRLAEHLNSSNEAMNQWLAQVGGNLATQGQSGDVGVTAGLRQLWLLTYREAQTQTYGDTFLMIMLCFIIATAMVPLMRKVQPPAAPSADAH
- a CDS encoding HlyD family secretion protein; translated protein: MTSMPTVEPDLYAPVTPAKPPLRKRLLLTGSGLVALVVVGVYASHWWGTGRFLEETDDAYIGGDVTVIGPKVAGYIEEVLVSDNQSVKAGDVLIRLDARDYRANLAKAEGAVAAEEALLANLDATEQLQQAVIGQARAGIDAAGAETARSRDDNARYKRLVSTNAVSVESAQRADATFKTAQALSARAQAELLAAQRQLAVIDTQKQQARAALQQARAERDLAQLNLGYTELRAPVDGVIGNRRARVGAYAQAGSQQLSVVPASGLWVDANFKEDQLARMKPGQRVSIRADVLSGQEFHGRLDSLAPATGSQFSVLPPENATGNFTKIVQRVPVRILLDPADGVLGHLRPGLSVTAEVDTRAQAETSAVAVAP